A region of Macaca thibetana thibetana isolate TM-01 chromosome 20, ASM2454274v1, whole genome shotgun sequence DNA encodes the following proteins:
- the TRADD gene encoding tumor necrosis factor receptor type 1-associated DEATH domain protein isoform X2 → MAAGQNGHEEWVGSAYLFVESSLDKVVLSDAYAHPQQKVAVYRALQAALAESGGSPEVLQMLKIHRSDPQLIVQLRFCGRQPCGRFLRAYREGALRAALQRTLAAALAQRSVALQLELRAGAERLDALLADEERCLSCILAQQPDRLRDEELAELEDALRNLKCGSGTQGGDGEVTSAPSQPPVPSLSDVKPPPAQTFLFQGQPVVNRPLSLQDQQTFARSVGLKWRKVGRSLQRGCRALRDPALDSLAYEYEREGLYEQAFQLLRRFVQAEGRRATLQRLVEALEENELTSLAEDLLGLTDPNGGLA, encoded by the exons ATGGCAGCTGGGCAAAATGGGCACGAAGAGTGGGTGGGCAGCGCATACCTGTTTGTGGAATCCTCGCTGGACAAGGTGGTCCTGTCGGATGCCTACGCGCACCCCCAGCAGAAGGTGGCAGTGTACAGGGCTCTGCAGGCTGCCTTGGCAG AGAGCGGCGGGAGCCCGGAAGTGCTGCAGATGCTGAAGATCCACCGCAGCGACCCGCAGCTGATCGTGCAGCTGCGATTCTGCGGGCGGCAGCCCTGCGGCCGCTTCCTCCGCGCCTACCGCGAGGGGGCGCTGCGCGCCGCGCTGCAGAGGACCCTGGCGGCCGCGCTCGCCCAGCGTTCCGTGGCGCTGCAACTGGAGCTGCGCGCCGGCGCTGAGCGGCTGGACGCTTTGCTGGCGGACGAGGAGCGCTGTTTGAGTTGTATCCTAGCCCAGCAG CCCGACCGGCTCCGGGATGAAGAACTGGCCGAGCTGGAGGATGCGCTGCGAAATCTGAAGTGCGGCTCGGGGACCCAGGGTGGCGACGGGGAGGTCACATCGGCCCCCTCGCAGCCCCCGGTGCCCTCTCTGTCGGATGTGAAGCCGCCACCTGCCCAGACTTTTCTGTTCCAGGGTCAGCCTGTAG TGAACCGGCCGCTGAGCCTGCAGGACCAACAGACGTTCGCGCGCTCCGTGGGCCTCAAATGGCGCAAGGTGGGGCGTTCGCTGCAGCGGGGCTGCCGGGCGCTGCGGGACCCGGCGCTGGATTCGCTGGCTTACGAGTACGAGCGTGAGGGACTGTACGAGCAGGCCTTCCAGCTGCTGCGGCGCTTCGTGCAGGCCGAGGGCCGCCGCGCCACGCTGCAGCGCCTGGTGGAGGCACTTGAGGAGAACGAGCTCACCAGCCTGGCAGAGGACTTGCTGGGCCTGACCGATCCCAATGGCGGCCTGGCCTAG
- the TRADD gene encoding tumor necrosis factor receptor type 1-associated DEATH domain protein isoform X1, which translates to MGSRAQGAYCPKYANQWWGQLNHVGLEVTVVETLNHVGLDGCLQGRGRGDELDTRLSASPGGEMAAGQNGHEEWVGSAYLFVESSLDKVVLSDAYAHPQQKVAVYRALQAALAESGGSPEVLQMLKIHRSDPQLIVQLRFCGRQPCGRFLRAYREGALRAALQRTLAAALAQRSVALQLELRAGAERLDALLADEERCLSCILAQQPDRLRDEELAELEDALRNLKCGSGTQGGDGEVTSAPSQPPVPSLSDVKPPPAQTFLFQGQPVVNRPLSLQDQQTFARSVGLKWRKVGRSLQRGCRALRDPALDSLAYEYEREGLYEQAFQLLRRFVQAEGRRATLQRLVEALEENELTSLAEDLLGLTDPNGGLA; encoded by the exons ATGGGCTCAAGGGCTCAAGGGGCTTACTGTCCCAAGTATGCCAACCAGTGGTGGGGACAACTGAACCATGTGGGACTTGAGGTTACGGTGGTGGAGACGCTGAACCACGTGGGGCTGGACGGTTGTCtccagggcagagggaggggggATGAACTGGATACCCGACTGTCTGCATCTCCAGGAGGTGAGATGGCAGCTGGGCAAAATGGGCACGAAGAGTGGGTGGGCAGCGCATACCTGTTTGTGGAATCCTCGCTGGACAAGGTGGTCCTGTCGGATGCCTACGCGCACCCCCAGCAGAAGGTGGCAGTGTACAGGGCTCTGCAGGCTGCCTTGGCAG AGAGCGGCGGGAGCCCGGAAGTGCTGCAGATGCTGAAGATCCACCGCAGCGACCCGCAGCTGATCGTGCAGCTGCGATTCTGCGGGCGGCAGCCCTGCGGCCGCTTCCTCCGCGCCTACCGCGAGGGGGCGCTGCGCGCCGCGCTGCAGAGGACCCTGGCGGCCGCGCTCGCCCAGCGTTCCGTGGCGCTGCAACTGGAGCTGCGCGCCGGCGCTGAGCGGCTGGACGCTTTGCTGGCGGACGAGGAGCGCTGTTTGAGTTGTATCCTAGCCCAGCAG CCCGACCGGCTCCGGGATGAAGAACTGGCCGAGCTGGAGGATGCGCTGCGAAATCTGAAGTGCGGCTCGGGGACCCAGGGTGGCGACGGGGAGGTCACATCGGCCCCCTCGCAGCCCCCGGTGCCCTCTCTGTCGGATGTGAAGCCGCCACCTGCCCAGACTTTTCTGTTCCAGGGTCAGCCTGTAG TGAACCGGCCGCTGAGCCTGCAGGACCAACAGACGTTCGCGCGCTCCGTGGGCCTCAAATGGCGCAAGGTGGGGCGTTCGCTGCAGCGGGGCTGCCGGGCGCTGCGGGACCCGGCGCTGGATTCGCTGGCTTACGAGTACGAGCGTGAGGGACTGTACGAGCAGGCCTTCCAGCTGCTGCGGCGCTTCGTGCAGGCCGAGGGCCGCCGCGCCACGCTGCAGCGCCTGGTGGAGGCACTTGAGGAGAACGAGCTCACCAGCCTGGCAGAGGACTTGCTGGGCCTGACCGATCCCAATGGCGGCCTGGCCTAG
- the FBXL8 gene encoding F-box/LRR-repeat protein 8 gives MAETGEGLPEEVLALIFRHLPLRDRAAAARVCRAWAAAATCSTVWHDTKISCECELEGMLPLYLSTCLDHVHNLRLEFEPSREVSRRAAIELLMVLAGRALGLRGLRLECRGEKPLFDAGRDVLEAVHAVCGAARELRHLDLRRLPFTLDDALVLQAARGCPELHSLFLDNSTLVGSVGPGSVLELLEACPRLRALGLHLASLSHAILEALAAPDRAPFALLALRCACPEDARASPLPNEAWAALRRRHPGLAVELELEPALPFESVTRVLQPAVPVAALRLNLSGDTVGPVRFAAHHYAATLRALEVRAAASAELNAALEELAARCAALREVHCFCVVSHSVLEAFRAHCPRLRTYTLKLTREPHPWRPTLVARLGDFSPPSPQT, from the exons ATGGCCGAGACTGGAGAGGGACTGCCAGAGGAGGTGTTGGCACTCATCTTCCGCCACCTGCCCCTGAGAGACCGTGCTGCCGCCGCCAGGGTCTGCAGGGCCTGGGCCGCCGCTGCTACCTGCAGCACCGTGTGGCACGAcacaaaaatcag TTGCGAATGTGAGCTGGAAGGCATGCTGCCACTTTATCTGTCCACCTGCCTGGACCACGTTCACAACCTCCGGCTGGAATTTGAGCCATCGAGGGAGGTGAGCCGCCGGGCGGCCATCGAGCTGCTGATGGTTCTGGCGGGCCGTGCCCTGGGGCTGCGAGGCCTGCGCCTGGAGTGCCGCGGAGAGAAGCCGCTCTTCGACGCGGGCCGCGACGTCCTGGAGGCTGTGCACGCTGTGTGCGGGGCGGCCCGCGAGCTACGCCACCTCGACCTGCGGCGCTTGCCCTTCACACTGGACGACGCGCTAGTGCTGCAGGCGGCGCGCGGCTGTCCCGAGCTCCACAGCCTTTTTCTGGACAACAGTACACTAGTGGGCAGCGTGGGTCCCGGCTCAGTGCTCGAGCTACTGGAGGCCTGCCCGCGCCTGCGCGCTCTCGGCCTGCACCTAGCCAGTTTGTCCCACGCTATCCTCGAAGCGCTGGCGGCGCCAGACCGCGCGCCTTTCGCGCTCCTGGCTCTGCGGTGCGCGTGCCCCGAGGATGCACGCGCGTCCCCGCTGCCCAACGAAGCCTGGGCAGCGTTGCGCCGCCGCCACCCTGGGCTGGCagtggagctggagctggagcccGCGCTGCCCTTTGAGAGCGTGACGCGCGTCCTGCAGCCAGCGGTCCCCGTGGCTGCTCTgcgcctcaacctctcaggcgaCACCGTAGGCCCAGTGCGCTTCGCAGCGCACCACTACGCCGCAACCCTGCGCGCACTCGAGGTGCGCGCAGCCGCCTCAGCCGAGCTGAACGCCGCGCTGGAGGAGCTGGCGGCGCGCTGCGCGGCCCTGCGCGAGGTGCATTGCTTCTGCGTGGTGAGCCACTCGGTGCTGGAAGCCTTCCGCGCGCACTGTCCGCGCCTGCGCACCTATACCCTCAAGCTCACGCGCGAACCGCATCCCTGGCGGCCCACGCTCGTGGCGCGATTGGGCGACTTCTCTCCCCCGTCCCCGCAGACGTAA
- the HSF4 gene encoding heat shock factor protein 4 isoform X2: MQEAPAALPTEPGPSPVPAFLGKLWALVGDPGTDHLIRWSPSGTSFLVSDQSRFAKEVLPQYFKHSNMASFVRQLNMYGFRKVVSIEQGGLLRPERDHVEFQHPSFVRGREQLLERVRRKVPALRGDDGRWRPEDLGRLLGEVQALRGVQESTEARLRELRQQNEILWREVMTLRQSHGQQHRVIGKLIQCLFGPLQAGPSNAGGKRKLSLMLDEGSSCPTPAKFNTCPLPGALLQDPYFIQSPSTYSPSQRRLWASALTGPGAPSSLTSQKTLHPLRGSGFLPPVMAGAPPPLPVAVVQAILEGKGSFSPEGPRNAQQPEPEDPREIPDRGPLGLESGDRSPESLLPPMLLQPPQESVESAGPLDVLGPSLQGREWTLMDLDMELSLMQPLVPELGEPELAVKGLNSPSPGKDPTLGAPLLLDVQAALGGPALGLPGALTIYSTPESRTASYLGSEASPSP, translated from the exons ATGCAGGAAGCGCCAGCAGCGCTGCCCACGGAGCCAGGCCCCAGCCCCGTGCCTGCCTTCCTCGGCAAGCTATGGGCGCTGGTGGGGGACCCAGGCACAGACCACCTGATCCGCTGGAGCCCG AGCGGGACCAGTTTCCTCGTAAGCGACCAGAGCCGCTTCGCCAAGGAAGTGCTGCCCCAGTATTTCAAGCATAGCAACATGGCGAGCTTCGTGCGCCAACTCAACATGT ACGGTTTTCGGAAGGTGGTGAGCATCGAGCAGGGCGGCCTGCTTAGGCCGGAGCGCGACCACGTCGAGTTCCAGCACCCGAGCTTCGTGCGCGGCCGCGAGCAGCTACTGGAGCGCGTGCGGCGCAAG GTGCCTGCGCTGCGCGGCGACGACGGCCGCTGGCGCCCGGAGGACCTGGGTCGACTACTGGGCGAGGTGCAGGCTTTGCGGGGAGTGCAGGAGAGCACCGAGGCGCGGCTGCGGGAGCTCAGGCA GCAGAACGAGATCTTGTGGAGGGAGGTGATGACACTTCGGCAGAGCCACGGTCAGCAGCACCGGGTCATTGGCAAG cTGATCCAGTGTCTCTTTGGGCCACTTCAGGCGGGGCCGAGCAATGCAGGAGGCAAGAGAAAGCT GTCCCTGATGCTGGATGAGGGGAGCTCATGCCCAACACCTGCCAAGTTCAACACCTGCCCTCTACCTGGTGCCCTTCTGCAGGACCCCTACTTCATCCAGTCG CCTTCTACTTACAGCCCCTCCCAGAGACGACTTTGGGCCTCAGCCCTCACAGGGCCAGGGGCCCCATCATCTCTGACATCCCAGAAGACTCTCCATCCCCTGAGGGGATCAGGCTTTCTCCCTCCAGTGATGGCAGGAG CCCCCCCACCGCTGCCTGTGGCTGTGGTGCAGGCCATCCTGGAAGGGAAAGGGAGCTTCAGCCCCGAGGGGCCCAGGAATGCCCAACAGCCTGAACCAGAGGATCCCAGGGAGATACCTGACAG GGGGCCTCTGGGCCTGGAGAGCGGGGACAGGAGCCCAGAGAGTCTGCTGCCTCCGATGCTGCTTCAGCCCCCTCAAGAAAGTGTGGAGTCTGCAGGGCCTCTAGAT GTGCTGGGCCCCAGTCTCCAAGGGCGAGAATGGACCCTGATGGACTTGGACATGGAGCTGTCCTTG ATGCAGCCCTTGGTTCCAGAGCTGGGTGAGCCTGAGCTGGCGGTCAAGGGGTTAAATTCTCCAAGCCCAG GGAAGGACCCCACGCTCGGGGCCCCACTCCTGCTGGATGTCCAGGCAGCCTTGGGAGGCCCAGCCCTGGGCCTGCCTGGGGCTTTAACCATTTACAGCACTCCTGAGAGCCGGACCGCCTCCTACTTGGGCTCTGAAGCCAGTCCCTCCCCCTGA
- the HSF4 gene encoding heat shock factor protein 4 isoform X1, translating into MQEAPAALPTEPGPSPVPAFLGKLWALVGDPGTDHLIRWSPSGTSFLVSDQSRFAKEVLPQYFKHSNMASFVRQLNMYGFRKVVSIEQGGLLRPERDHVEFQHPSFVRGREQLLERVRRKVPALRGDDGRWRPEDLGRLLGEVQALRGVQESTEARLRELRQQNEILWREVMTLRQSHGQQHRVIGKLIQCLFGPLQAGPSNAGGKRKLSLMLDEGSSCPTPAKFNTCPLPGALLQDPYFIQSPLPETTLGLSPHRARGPIISDIPEDSPSPEGIRLSPSSDGRREKGLALLKEEPASPGGDGEAGLALAPNECDFCVTAPPPLPVAVVQAILEGKGSFSPEGPRNAQQPEPEDPREIPDRGPLGLESGDRSPESLLPPMLLQPPQESVESAGPLDVLGPSLQGREWTLMDLDMELSLMQPLVPELGEPELAVKGLNSPSPGKDPTLGAPLLLDVQAALGGPALGLPGALTIYSTPESRTASYLGSEASPSP; encoded by the exons ATGCAGGAAGCGCCAGCAGCGCTGCCCACGGAGCCAGGCCCCAGCCCCGTGCCTGCCTTCCTCGGCAAGCTATGGGCGCTGGTGGGGGACCCAGGCACAGACCACCTGATCCGCTGGAGCCCG AGCGGGACCAGTTTCCTCGTAAGCGACCAGAGCCGCTTCGCCAAGGAAGTGCTGCCCCAGTATTTCAAGCATAGCAACATGGCGAGCTTCGTGCGCCAACTCAACATGT ACGGTTTTCGGAAGGTGGTGAGCATCGAGCAGGGCGGCCTGCTTAGGCCGGAGCGCGACCACGTCGAGTTCCAGCACCCGAGCTTCGTGCGCGGCCGCGAGCAGCTACTGGAGCGCGTGCGGCGCAAG GTGCCTGCGCTGCGCGGCGACGACGGCCGCTGGCGCCCGGAGGACCTGGGTCGACTACTGGGCGAGGTGCAGGCTTTGCGGGGAGTGCAGGAGAGCACCGAGGCGCGGCTGCGGGAGCTCAGGCA GCAGAACGAGATCTTGTGGAGGGAGGTGATGACACTTCGGCAGAGCCACGGTCAGCAGCACCGGGTCATTGGCAAG cTGATCCAGTGTCTCTTTGGGCCACTTCAGGCGGGGCCGAGCAATGCAGGAGGCAAGAGAAAGCT GTCCCTGATGCTGGATGAGGGGAGCTCATGCCCAACACCTGCCAAGTTCAACACCTGCCCTCTACCTGGTGCCCTTCTGCAGGACCCCTACTTCATCCAGTCG CCCCTCCCAGAGACGACTTTGGGCCTCAGCCCTCACAGGGCCAGGGGCCCCATCATCTCTGACATCCCAGAAGACTCTCCATCCCCTGAGGGGATCAGGCTTTCTCCCTCCAGTGATGGCAGGAG GGAGAAGGGCCTGGCACTGCTCAAAGAAGAGCCGGCCAGTCCAGGGGGGGATGGCGAGGCCGGGCTGGCCCTGGCCCCAAACGAGTGTGACTTCTGCGTGACAGCCCCCCCACCGCTGCCTGTGGCTGTGGTGCAGGCCATCCTGGAAGGGAAAGGGAGCTTCAGCCCCGAGGGGCCCAGGAATGCCCAACAGCCTGAACCAGAGGATCCCAGGGAGATACCTGACAG GGGGCCTCTGGGCCTGGAGAGCGGGGACAGGAGCCCAGAGAGTCTGCTGCCTCCGATGCTGCTTCAGCCCCCTCAAGAAAGTGTGGAGTCTGCAGGGCCTCTAGAT GTGCTGGGCCCCAGTCTCCAAGGGCGAGAATGGACCCTGATGGACTTGGACATGGAGCTGTCCTTG ATGCAGCCCTTGGTTCCAGAGCTGGGTGAGCCTGAGCTGGCGGTCAAGGGGTTAAATTCTCCAAGCCCAG GGAAGGACCCCACGCTCGGGGCCCCACTCCTGCTGGATGTCCAGGCAGCCTTGGGAGGCCCAGCCCTGGGCCTGCCTGGGGCTTTAACCATTTACAGCACTCCTGAGAGCCGGACCGCCTCCTACTTGGGCTCTGAAGCCAGTCCCTCCCCCTGA